A stretch of the Bacillus sp. FJAT-18017 genome encodes the following:
- a CDS encoding GerAB/ArcD/ProY family transporter, which translates to MTASVPEKAKVSTFLTFFLVHKMQWGIGVLGFQRIIAKYAGYDAWISVLLAGLVIHPLIWMLYKMTSVAGGDIVSIHEYTLGKKIGKWASLPFVIYFSLLSITTLRTFIEIIQVWMFQDISTFGFALPFMILAIYIVSGGFRTVAGIAFFGVILPFYMIFVFFYTLPYANFNQLLPILEHSFKDLALSSFNMSLTFIGWELLLIYYPFIKNPEKSQKFAHWGVLFTTLGYTFISLISFIYYSEGQLERTVWATLSIFKIVELPFVERFEFVGLASWNLIILPNVCLGLWGASRVLKRAFRIKQKVGIYIISLLILIACSLISGRADIDMLNSITGRVGFFVNFGYIPLLFLATLISRKVKENAKQ; encoded by the coding sequence TTGACTGCATCTGTACCCGAAAAGGCCAAGGTTTCAACTTTCCTAACTTTTTTTCTTGTCCATAAGATGCAATGGGGGATAGGGGTTCTAGGGTTTCAGCGCATCATTGCGAAGTATGCCGGCTATGATGCCTGGATTTCGGTGCTTCTTGCTGGCTTAGTAATCCATCCATTGATATGGATGTTATATAAGATGACCAGTGTTGCAGGCGGCGATATCGTCTCAATCCATGAATACACTTTGGGCAAAAAGATAGGAAAATGGGCCAGCCTCCCTTTTGTTATTTATTTTTCATTATTGAGTATCACAACCCTTCGTACCTTTATTGAAATTATCCAAGTATGGATGTTCCAGGACATAAGCACTTTCGGCTTTGCACTTCCTTTCATGATACTTGCGATATACATCGTAAGCGGAGGCTTCAGGACTGTTGCCGGTATTGCCTTCTTTGGGGTAATTCTGCCTTTTTATATGATTTTCGTCTTTTTTTATACACTTCCATACGCCAATTTCAACCAGCTTCTTCCCATCTTGGAGCACAGTTTCAAGGATCTGGCTTTATCGTCTTTTAATATGTCACTAACCTTTATTGGCTGGGAGTTGCTCTTGATTTATTATCCTTTTATCAAGAACCCCGAAAAATCGCAGAAATTTGCCCATTGGGGTGTCTTATTCACCACTCTGGGTTACACGTTCATTTCTCTAATTAGCTTTATCTATTATTCAGAAGGCCAACTGGAACGTACGGTGTGGGCCACTCTGTCAATTTTTAAGATTGTCGAACTGCCTTTTGTCGAGCGGTTTGAATTTGTTGGACTGGCAAGCTGGAATTTAATCATTCTCCCGAATGTATGCCTTGGGCTCTGGGGCGCTTCCCGGGTGCTTAAACGGGCATTCCGCATTAAACAAAAAGTTGGTATTTATATTATTTCATTATTAATTCTTATCGCCTGCTCCCTGATATCCGGGCGGGCGGACATCGATATGCTGAATTCAATAACAGGAAGAGTTGGCTTTTTCGTTAATTTCGGCTATATTCCTCTTTTGTTTTTAGCAACCTTGATTTCAAGGAAGGTGAAGGAGAATGCCAAACAATAG
- a CDS encoding spore germination protein, whose product MRKKPGKEEQVPIEEIITRSTDFLQRQYKNIKTGVTFHLSYFSTLVDERIVQRDVLPYLLERNFEFINDVAALVPAANMKVETDPSKLEIALMTGNVLLTVDSDPGQYALMEIKTPNVRTISIPEVEFSVIGPKESFVESLILNTNMVRRRLPIKELVAEEITVGSLSKTRCSVLYIEGIADPENVKTMSDRINSIKIDTVIDSSYIVQIISDNKHSPFPQLLDTERPDRVVSALAEGSIAVLVDGSPHAIIGPTTLGEFFNAFDDYFLNWVLASFFRIIRLFAILFSFLITPIYVAVLTFHYELIPKDLLSTLVSSRRLIPLPPILEALFLELTIELLREAGARLPTKVGQTIGIVGGIVIGTASVEAGLTSNVLLIFVALAGLASFTAPVYKMGNTIRLLRFPFLVFAAVWGLLGLVFCFCILLTHLIRLTSLNRPYLEPYYPPRLSDNKDAIIRLPFTMQKSRPKFLRPLNPIRSNPNQNNKDIDE is encoded by the coding sequence ATGAGGAAGAAGCCGGGTAAGGAGGAGCAGGTTCCGATTGAGGAGATCATTACGCGGTCAACTGACTTTTTGCAGCGGCAGTACAAGAACATAAAGACTGGCGTGACATTCCATCTCTCCTATTTTTCGACGTTAGTCGATGAGCGGATTGTTCAGAGGGATGTCCTTCCCTATTTGCTTGAGCGGAATTTCGAGTTTATTAATGATGTAGCTGCTTTGGTTCCGGCGGCGAACATGAAAGTCGAGACCGATCCTTCAAAGTTGGAAATAGCGTTGATGACAGGCAATGTTCTTTTGACAGTCGATTCGGATCCGGGTCAGTATGCGCTAATGGAAATCAAGACCCCGAATGTCCGCACCATTTCGATTCCCGAGGTTGAATTCAGTGTTATCGGGCCCAAGGAATCGTTCGTTGAATCACTGATCCTGAATACAAACATGGTTCGCAGGCGCCTGCCTATAAAAGAGCTGGTTGCCGAAGAAATCACCGTTGGTTCGCTCTCGAAGACTCGCTGTTCTGTTTTGTATATTGAGGGAATTGCAGACCCGGAAAATGTGAAAACAATGTCGGACAGAATTAATTCCATCAAGATCGATACCGTCATTGATAGCTCGTACATCGTCCAGATAATTTCCGACAACAAACACTCACCCTTTCCGCAGCTTCTTGATACTGAGAGACCCGACCGGGTTGTTTCGGCCTTAGCTGAAGGAAGTATAGCAGTCCTTGTCGACGGCTCTCCACACGCTATCATCGGGCCGACGACTCTCGGCGAGTTTTTCAACGCCTTCGATGACTATTTCTTGAATTGGGTACTGGCTTCATTTTTTAGGATTATCCGACTGTTTGCCATCCTGTTCTCGTTTTTAATTACGCCTATCTATGTTGCGGTGCTTACCTTTCATTATGAATTAATACCAAAGGATTTGCTGAGCACACTTGTCAGTTCTAGAAGGCTGATTCCCTTACCGCCAATCTTAGAGGCACTGTTCCTTGAGTTGACGATAGAGCTTTTGCGCGAAGCGGGGGCAAGGCTTCCGACAAAGGTCGGCCAGACGATTGGTATCGTCGGCGGTATTGTTATCGGGACGGCCTCCGTTGAAGCCGGGTTGACCAGTAATGTCCTGCTTATTTTCGTAGCACTTGCGGGACTCGCTTCATTTACGGCACCTGTGTACAAAATGGGCAACACAATCCGGCTGCTCCGCTTTCCTTTTTTAGTCTTCGCCGCCGTTTGGGGCCTGCTCGGATTGGTTTTTTGTTTCTGTATCCTGCTTACCCACCTGATCAGGCTTACGTCCCTCAACAGGCCGTACCTTGAGCCTTATTATCCTCCCAGACTTTCGGATAATAAAGACGCGATTATCAGGCTGCCATTTACCATGCAGAAAAGCAGGCCGAAGTTTTTGCGGCCTTTGAATCCGATACGTTCCAACCCAAATCAAAACAACAAGGATATCGATGAATAA
- a CDS encoding Ger(x)C family spore germination protein, translating to MPNNRWILLSVFLLLTGCVEREVIDDVRLITGMGYDTSEGEKIEGTALIPFHLPDQKVENTTLSAASSPSRNIFRTLQKKSPDPIVSGAMEVALFGKDIAEKGISSLLDSLQRDPSIGTNTYFAVVDGTAKDVLKGDYGKKGNSSYIADLIEQNTEHLDLPQTNMHTFLADFYKVGKSPFLPLIKKHGDKGVELVGLALFKDDKVIDTLPANKLFYFKLMVERYTQGGVKVSMGKQEAVVRSLRSKLKPKLTGQNPYELTVNIEIEGLLEQYTGGPLNPKARKEIDAALKKQIETNCMELVKRYQEKDIDPLGLGSFVRSRTRNFDQKKWRKTDYPKMKIHVNAKVKLLESGVVE from the coding sequence ATGCCAAACAATAGATGGATACTTTTGTCTGTATTTTTATTGCTGACGGGCTGTGTGGAAAGGGAAGTCATTGATGATGTCCGTCTCATTACCGGAATGGGCTATGATACAAGCGAGGGGGAAAAGATAGAGGGAACGGCCCTGATTCCCTTCCACCTACCTGATCAGAAGGTGGAGAATACAACATTGAGTGCAGCCTCTTCGCCTAGCCGGAATATTTTTAGGACTCTTCAGAAAAAATCACCTGATCCTATCGTCAGTGGTGCGATGGAAGTCGCCCTTTTCGGCAAAGATATAGCAGAAAAAGGAATTTCCTCACTCCTCGATTCACTTCAGAGAGATCCTTCTATTGGCACGAACACCTATTTTGCCGTTGTCGACGGCACAGCCAAGGATGTTCTCAAAGGTGATTATGGCAAAAAGGGGAACTCATCCTATATTGCAGATTTAATTGAACAAAATACAGAACATTTGGACTTGCCACAAACAAATATGCATACATTCTTAGCCGATTTTTATAAGGTAGGGAAGAGCCCTTTCCTTCCCCTTATCAAAAAACATGGCGATAAAGGGGTGGAACTGGTCGGGCTTGCCCTATTTAAAGACGATAAAGTAATTGATACCCTTCCGGCAAACAAATTATTTTATTTCAAACTCATGGTCGAACGATATACCCAGGGCGGTGTAAAGGTATCGATGGGTAAGCAGGAGGCCGTCGTCCGCAGCCTGAGATCCAAATTGAAACCAAAGCTGACTGGGCAAAATCCTTACGAACTTACCGTCAATATCGAAATCGAGGGCCTCCTTGAACAATATACCGGAGGGCCTCTCAACCCAAAAGCCAGAAAGGAAATCGATGCAGCCCTTAAAAAGCAAATCGAAACAAATTGTATGGAACTCGTCAAACGCTACCAGGAAAAAGATATCGATCCCCTTGGCCTCGGCTCCTTCGTCAGATCCCGGACACGCAATTTCGACCAGAAAAAATGGCGCAAAACCGACTACCCAAAGATGAAGATCCACGTCAACGCCAAAGTCAAACTGCTCGAAAGCGGCGTTGTTGAGTAA
- a CDS encoding ABC transporter substrate-binding protein: MKQFKSVFALISIFSLLLLAACGGGSDESAKDGGDDTTSKKNTSYTVKHAMGSTTLEKAPERVVILTNEGTEALLALGVKPVGAVQSWTGDPWYDHIKDDMKDAKVVGVESQVNVEAIAALKPDLIIGNKMRQEEIYEQLKAIAPTVFAETLRGDWKENFKLYAEAVNKTAEGDKVLADYSKRIEDLKGKLGDKVNMEVSMVRFMAGDVRIYHNDSFSGVILKEIGFKRPAEQDKPDFAEKNVTKERIPAMEGDILFYFTYEEGDGKASELEKNWINDPLFKNLEVSKAGNVHKVSDTIWNTAGGVIAANLMLDDIEKIMVK; the protein is encoded by the coding sequence GGGAGGCAGCGATGAATCTGCCAAAGATGGCGGAGACGATACAACTTCCAAGAAGAATACAAGCTACACCGTGAAGCATGCGATGGGCTCTACTACGCTTGAGAAAGCACCTGAGCGTGTGGTCATTTTAACAAACGAAGGAACTGAAGCCTTGCTTGCACTCGGTGTGAAGCCGGTTGGTGCGGTTCAGTCATGGACAGGCGATCCGTGGTACGACCATATTAAGGACGACATGAAGGATGCCAAAGTAGTAGGCGTTGAAAGCCAGGTTAATGTGGAAGCAATAGCTGCGCTTAAGCCTGATTTAATTATCGGCAATAAGATGCGCCAGGAAGAAATTTATGAACAGTTGAAGGCAATTGCACCTACTGTATTCGCTGAAACGCTCCGCGGCGACTGGAAGGAAAACTTTAAGCTGTATGCCGAGGCTGTTAATAAGACGGCTGAAGGAGATAAAGTGCTAGCTGATTATTCGAAGCGGATTGAGGATTTGAAGGGCAAGCTTGGCGATAAGGTAAATATGGAAGTGTCGATGGTGCGGTTTATGGCCGGTGACGTCCGGATTTATCATAATGATTCCTTCTCAGGAGTTATTCTTAAGGAGATTGGCTTTAAACGCCCTGCGGAACAGGATAAACCAGATTTTGCTGAGAAAAATGTGACGAAGGAACGTATTCCTGCGATGGAAGGCGATATCCTCTTCTACTTTACGTATGAAGAAGGAGACGGCAAGGCTTCCGAGCTTGAAAAGAATTGGATTAATGACCCGTTGTTCAAAAATCTTGAAGTATCCAAGGCTGGAAATGTTCACAAAGTGTCCGACACTATTTGGAATACAGCCGGCGGCGTTATCGCAGCAAACCTGATGCTCGATGACATTGAAAAGATTATGGTGAAGTAA
- a CDS encoding FtsW/RodA/SpoVE family cell cycle protein — translation MKQPSKIDYSLVLILFLLFLASCVAIYSAQTSSGQYGGNFLVKQIVWYAVGCGIIAAVITLDSDQLKRVTWYAYGFGLVLLIAVIIAPESIAPRINGAKSWFRAPGIGSLQPSEFVKVFLILALSRVIWDHHQNNPIKSLGTDFMLLIKIGFVTFVPLLLVMQQPDLGTSLVFLAIMVGMIFIAGITWKLLVPIFGGGTILAGGILSLVIWKPELLEKYLGVQEYQFGRIYSWLDPFNYQSTIGYQLTQSLLAIGSGQTEGKGLGKLEVYMPESHTDFIFSVIGEQFGFIGASILISLFFMLIYHITKVGMETKNNYYTYICVGVISMITFHVFQNIGMTIGLLPITGIPLPFVSYGGSSLMGNMLAIALIFSIRYHYKRYMFSTSE, via the coding sequence ATGAAGCAGCCTTCTAAAATTGATTATAGTCTTGTGTTGATTTTGTTTTTGTTGTTTTTGGCTAGTTGTGTGGCAATTTATAGTGCGCAGACGAGTTCGGGGCAGTATGGGGGCAATTTTCTTGTTAAGCAGATTGTCTGGTATGCGGTGGGCTGCGGGATTATCGCAGCTGTGATTACGCTTGATTCCGATCAGCTTAAGAGAGTGACCTGGTACGCATACGGCTTTGGCCTCGTCCTGCTGATTGCGGTCATTATTGCACCGGAATCAATCGCACCGCGTATAAATGGCGCGAAATCATGGTTCCGCGCACCTGGGATTGGCTCGCTCCAGCCGTCGGAGTTCGTTAAGGTATTTCTTATTCTAGCGCTGTCCCGTGTCATTTGGGACCATCATCAGAATAACCCGATAAAGTCACTTGGCACGGATTTTATGCTTCTCATAAAGATTGGCTTCGTGACATTCGTGCCGTTACTTCTTGTCATGCAGCAGCCTGACCTTGGTACTTCGCTCGTGTTCTTGGCAATCATGGTTGGAATGATTTTCATCGCTGGCATCACCTGGAAGCTGCTTGTCCCGATTTTCGGGGGAGGGACAATTCTGGCAGGAGGGATTCTGTCGCTTGTCATCTGGAAGCCCGAGCTGCTTGAAAAATATCTTGGCGTCCAGGAATACCAGTTTGGCCGGATATACTCGTGGCTTGACCCATTTAACTACCAGAGTACAATTGGCTACCAGCTGACCCAGTCACTGCTTGCAATCGGATCTGGGCAAACGGAAGGAAAGGGGCTTGGCAAACTTGAGGTATACATGCCCGAAAGCCATACCGATTTCATTTTTTCTGTCATCGGTGAGCAATTCGGCTTTATCGGTGCAAGTATCTTGATCAGCTTGTTCTTTATGCTTATCTACCATATTACAAAGGTAGGAATGGAAACAAAAAATAACTATTATACGTACATTTGTGTCGGTGTTATCTCCATGATTACCTTCCACGTGTTCCAGAACATTGGCATGACCATAGGGCTTTTGCCGATAACCGGTATTCCGCTCCCGTTCGTCTCCTACGGAGGAAGCTCGCTCATGGGTAACATGCTGGCCATCGCTCTTATTTTCTCAATCCGTTACCACTATAAACGCTATATGTTCTCAACATCAGAATAA